Proteins from a single region of Oryza brachyantha chromosome 6, ObraRS2, whole genome shotgun sequence:
- the LOC102715771 gene encoding polygalacturonate 4-alpha-galacturonosyltransferase-like, translating to MAGARVMALAALCALAAVAGARVDPLYSSKQVLDWSRQTNLKLQNYSLTEEDGFLLLRRPEEVARRKLLERTRVKKKIEPVQQDDEALVKLENAGIERSKAVDSAVLGKYSIWRRENENEKADSKVRLMRDQMIMARIYSVLAKSRDKLDLYQDLLARLKESQRSLGEATADAELPKSASERVKAMGQLLAKARDQLYDCKAITQRLRAMLQFADEQVRSLKKQSTFLSQLAAKTIPNGIHCLSMRLTIDYYLLSPEKRKFPKSENLENPDLYHYALFSDNVLAASVVVNSTIMNAKEPEKHVFHLVTDKLNFGAMNMWFLLNPPGDATIHVENVDDFKWLNSSYCPVLKQLESAAMKEYYFKADRPKTLSAGSSNLKYRNPKYLSMLNHLRFYLPQVYPKLNKILFLDDDIVVQKDLTGLWEVDLNGNVNGAVETCGESFHRFDKYLNFSNPNIARNFDPNACGWAYGMNMFDLEEWKKKDITGIYHKWQNMNENRLLWKLGTLPPGLLTFYKLTHPLDKSWHVLGLGYNPSIERSEIDNAAVIHYNGNMKPWLEIAMTKYRPYWTKYINYEHTYVRGCKISQ from the exons ATGGCGGGGGCGCGCGTGATGGCTTTGGCCGCTCTCTGCGCCCTAGCCGCTGTCGCCGGAG CTCGAGTGGACCCACTTTATTCTAGCAAACAG GTACTGGACTGGAGTAGGCAAACCAACCTCAAACTGCAGAATTATTCATTAACTGAAGAAG ATGGATTTCTGTTGCTGCGAAGGCCAGAAGAAGTAGCTCGCAGG AAATTGCTGGAGAGAACTAGAGTAAAGAAGAAAATTGAACCAGTGCAGCAGGATGATGAAGCACTAGTTAAGCTTGAGAATGCTGGCATTGAACGTTCAAAAGCTGTTGATTCTGCCGTCCTGGGAAAATATAGCATATGGAGGCGTGAAAATGAAAACGAAAAAGCTGACTCAAAGGTTCGTCTAATGCGTGATCAAATGATCATGGCCAGAATATATTCCGTGCTTGCCAAATCCAGGGACAAGCTCGATCTTTATCAGGATCTACTTGCGAGGCTTAAGGAAAGCCAACGCTCCCTTGGGGAAGCAACTGCTGATGCTGAACTTCCAAAGAG TGCTTCTGAGAGAGTCAAAGCAATGGGCCAGTTACTAGCAAAAGCAAGAGATCAATTGTATGATTGCAAGGCAATTACTCAGCGGTTAAGAGCAATGCTTCAGTTTGCTGATGAGCAGGTCAGGAGCTTAAAGAAGCAGAGCACCTTCCTAAGCCAGTTGGCAGCGAAGACAATCCCAAATGGCATCCATTGCCTGTCCATGCGGCTGACGATAGACTATTACCTTCTCTCTccagagaaaagaaaatttccaaAGAGTGAGAACTTAGAGAATCCTGATCTTTATCACTATGCTCTTTTCTCGGACAATGTTTTGGCAGCTTCAGTTGTGGTGAACTCAACCATCATGAACGCGAAG GAACCTGAGAAACATGTATTCCATCTTGTTACTGACAAGCTGAATTTTGGAGCAATGAACATGTGGTTTTTGTTGAATCCACCTGGAGATGCGACGATCCATGTTGAAAACGTGGATGACTTCAAATGGCTGAACTCTTCATATTGCCCTGTTCTGAAGCAGCTTGAGTCTGCAGCCATGAAAGAATACTATTTTAAGGCAGATCGTCCAAAAACTCTCTCTGCTGGTTCTTCTAACCTGAAATATCGAAACCCCAAATATCTTTCCATGCTCAACCATTTAAGATTCTACCTTCCACAAGTGTATCCTAAGTTGAATAAGATCCTTTTCCTGGATGATGACATAGTTGTTCAGAAGGATTTGACAGGACTCTGGGAGGTCGATCTTAATGGCAATGTAAATGGTGCTGTGGAAACATGTGGAGAGAGTTTTCACCGTTTTGACAAGTACCTCAATTTTTCAAATCCAAACATTGCTCGGAACTTTGATCCTAATGCTTGTGGTTGGGCGTATGGAATGAATATGTTTGATCTGGAAGAATGGAAGAAGAAGGACATTACTGGCATTTATCACAAATGGCAGAACATG AACGAAAACAGGCTGCTCTGGAAGCTTGGGACACTGCCACCAGGTCTCCTAACTTTCTACAAGCTGACACATCCCCTGGACAAATCATGGCATGTTCTTGGCTTAGGGTACAACCCATCCATTGAGCGCTCAGAAATAGATAACGCCGCGGTCATCCACTACAACGGGAACATGAAGCCATGGCTGGAGATTGCAATGACAAAGTACCGACCTTACTGGACAAAGTACATCAACTACGAGCACACCTATGTTCGTGGGTGCAAGATCAGCCAATAG